A region from the Chanodichthys erythropterus isolate Z2021 chromosome 5, ASM2448905v1, whole genome shotgun sequence genome encodes:
- the rab23 gene encoding ras-related protein Rab-23: MLEEDMEVAIKVVVVGNGAVGKSSMIQRYCKGIFTKDYKKTIGVDFLERQIIVNGEDVRLMLWDTAGQEEFDAITKAYYRGAQACVLVFSTTDRDSFEAISSWREKVEMEVGDIPTVLVQNKIDLLDDTVIKNEEAEGLAKRLKLRFYRTSVKEDLNVNEVFKYLADKYLQRLKQQSAEETEVVHTSSNKIGVFNTTGGSHPNQNASDLNGREVINLRPNKQRTKKTKNPFGSCRLL, encoded by the exons ATGCTGGAGGAGGACATGGAAGTGGCCATCaaggtggtggtggtggggaaCGGAGCGGTCGGGAAGTCCAGTATGATTCAGAGATACTGCAAGGGCATCTTCACCAAGGACTACAAAAAGACCATTGGGGTCGACTTTCTGGAAAGACAGATAAT AGTTAACGGCGAGGATGTCAGATTGATGTTGTGGGACACAGCCGGACAGGAGGAGTTTGATGCCATCACTAAGGCCTATTACAGAG GGGCGCAGGCCTGTGTGCTGGTGTTCTCCACCACCGACAGAGACTCGTTTGAGGCCATCAGCAGCTGGAGGGAGAAGGTGGAGATGGAGGTGGGCGACATTCCCACCGTCCTGGTGCAGAACAAAATCGATCTGCTGGACGACACGGTTATCAAGAA TGAAGAGGCTGAAGGTCTTGCTAAGAGGCTGAAGTTGAGATTCTATCGGACATCGGTGAAGGAAGATCTCAACGTCAATGAAG TTTTTAAGTATCTAGCTGACAAATACCTGCAGCGACTCAAGCAACAGTCAGCAGAGGAGACTGAGGTTGTTCACACATCAAGCAATAAAATAG GCGTTTTTAACACTACCGGTGGCTCTCATCCGAACCAGAATGCCAGTGATTTGAATGGCCGTGAGGTCATAAATCTGCGACCAAACAAGCAGAGGACGAAGAAAACAAAAAACCCCTTCGGTAGCTGCAGACTGCTGTAG